In Pseudorasbora parva isolate DD20220531a chromosome 9, ASM2467924v1, whole genome shotgun sequence, the following proteins share a genomic window:
- the shhb gene encoding tiggy-winkle hedgehog protein, which translates to MDVRQHLKQIAFLCFISLLLTPCGLACGPGRGYGNRRHPKKLTPLAYKQFIPNVAEKTLGASGKYEGKIERHSERYNELIPNYNPDIIFKDEENTKADRMMTKRCKDKLNSLAISVMNQWPGVKLRVTEGWDEDGHHSKESLHYEGRAVDITTSDRDKSKYGMLSRLAVEAGFDWVYYESKAHIHCSVKAENSVAAKSGGCFPGSGTVTLADGRRKPIRDLKVGDRVLAADDRGNVILSDFIMFIDHDPKTRRQFVAIETSEPFTKLTLTAAHLVFTGNASAGSGATATFASNVKPGDKVLVSDGTRKTLKSVTVKRIYTEEHQGSYAPVTAHGTIIVNQVLASCYAVIENHTWAHWAFVPVRLSHKLMTWLFPARDSNVTFQEDGIHWYSNMLFHIGSWLLDSDSFHPLGSSHLS; encoded by the exons ATGGACGTAAGGCAGCACCTGAAGCAAATTGCCTTTCTGTGTTTTATCAGCCTGCTTTTGACGCCTTGTGGATTAGCATGTGGTCCTGGTAGAGGGTATGGAAACCGAAGGCACCCAAAGAAATTAACCCCGTTGGCTTACAAGCAATTCATTCCCAACGTTGCGGAGAAAACGCTTGGGGCCAGCGGCAAATACGAAGGCAAAATCGAAAGGCATTCAGAGAGATATAATGAGTTGATTCCGAATTATAATCCCGATATCATCTTTAAAGACGAGGAAAACACAAAGGCTGACAGAATGATGACCAAG CGCTGTAAGGACAAGTTAAATTCGTTGGCGATATCCGTCATGAACCAGTGGCCGGGCGTGAAGCTGCGCGTCACTGAAGGCTGGGATGAGGATGGTCACCATTCCAAAGAATCTTTGCACTACGAGGGACGCGCGGTGGACATCACTACCTCAGACAGGGATAAAAGCAAGTATGGGATGCTATCTAGGCTTGCAGTGGAGGCAGGATTCGACTGGGTCTATTACGAATCTAAAGCCCACATACACTGCTCCGTCAAAGCAG AAAATTCGGTCGCTGCTAAATCAGGGGGATGCTTTCCTGGATCGGGTACTGTGACACTTGCAGACGGGAGGAGGAAACCCATCAGAGATCTTAAAGTGGGCGACCGGGTTTTAGCAGCCGACGACAGAGGAAATGTCATATTAAGCGACTTCATTATGTTCATCGACCACGATCCGAAGACGAGAAGGCAGTTCGTCGCCATCGAGACGTCAGAGCCTTTTACAAAGCTCACCCTCACGGCCGCGCACCTAGTCTTCACAGGAAACGCTTCGGCTGGTTCGGGTGCAACAGCAACATTTGCCAGCAACGTGAAGCCAGGAGATAAGGTTTTAGTGTCGGATGGCACACGCAAGACCCTCAAGAGCGTTACAGTGAAGAGGATTTACACCGAAGAGCACCAGGGCTCTTACGCGCCAGTCACGGCTCACGGGACCATAATAGTGAATCAGGTGCTGGCATCGTGCTACGCGGTCATTGAGAACCACACATGGGCACACTGGGCTTTTGTACCGGTCAGGTTAAGTCACAAGCTGATGACGTGGCTTTTTCCGGCTCGTGATTCAAACGTCACTTTTCAGGAGGACGGCATCCACTGGTACTCAAATATGCTGTTTCACATCGGCTCTTGGCTGCTGGACAGTGACTCTTTCCATCCACTCGGGAGTTCACACTTGAGTTGA